One stretch of Aquimarina sp. Aq107 DNA includes these proteins:
- a CDS encoding NAD kinase translates to MKIGIYGQFYHEKSGIYIQQLLEALDKNNIEVVIEKNFLELIDLHDDIDKSYSHFSTFEELDHSYDLFFSIGGDGTILRTITYVRDLGIPIAGINTGRLGFLATIQKEEIKDTIDLILDKKYYISPRTIVTIDTVPPSNKFGVLNFAMNEIAVSRRNTTSMITVHTSLNDEFLNSYWADGLIVSSPTGSTGYSLSCGGPVMMPDAESMVLTPIAPHNLNARPLVIPDDKEVKLQVSGREDTYLVSLDSRIHTLPNETTVVIKKAPFKINMVVLEGDSFLKTLRKKMLWGEDKRN, encoded by the coding sequence ATGAAGATAGGTATTTACGGCCAGTTCTATCATGAAAAATCCGGGATATATATCCAACAATTACTCGAAGCTCTGGACAAAAATAATATCGAAGTAGTAATTGAAAAGAACTTTCTTGAGTTAATCGATCTTCATGATGATATTGACAAAAGTTACTCCCATTTTAGCACATTCGAAGAATTAGATCATTCTTATGATCTTTTCTTTAGTATTGGAGGAGACGGAACAATATTAAGGACTATTACTTATGTGAGGGATTTAGGAATCCCAATTGCGGGTATTAACACGGGAAGGTTAGGTTTTTTAGCAACTATCCAAAAAGAAGAGATAAAAGACACTATCGATTTAATCCTAGACAAAAAATATTACATATCACCTAGAACGATTGTAACTATAGACACCGTTCCTCCTTCTAATAAATTCGGCGTATTAAATTTTGCTATGAATGAAATTGCGGTCAGTAGAAGAAATACAACTTCTATGATCACTGTACACACAAGTCTTAATGATGAATTTTTAAATTCATATTGGGCTGACGGTTTAATTGTATCATCGCCTACAGGTTCTACAGGATATTCGCTTAGCTGCGGTGGTCCAGTCATGATGCCAGATGCAGAAAGTATGGTACTTACACCTATAGCTCCTCATAATCTTAATGCTCGGCCGTTAGTTATTCCTGATGACAAAGAAGTTAAACTACAGGTTTCTGGAAGAGAAGACACATATCTCGTATCGTTAGACTCAAGAATACATACCTTACCAAATGAAACCACTGTTGTTATCAAAAAAGCTCCTTTTAAGATTAATATGGTAGTTTTAGAAGGTGATAGTTTCCTAAAAACATTGAGAAAAAAAATGCTTTGGGGTGAAGATAAACGTAATTAA
- a CDS encoding CBS domain-containing protein — protein sequence MKTSLYIVNEIAPLATSAKVVDAQLLFNELTYTHFPVLNDKTYVGCISEADVRCFETEKKLESYVYALEGFFVRNDANWLDILESFAQNHSNIMPVLDDANNYQGYFELRDIMNLFNETPFLSEPGNILIVEKGVLDYSFSEVSQIVESNNAKLLGLFISNMENDVIQITLKINDSDINNIVQTFRRYSYNIVSKHHEDSFLNNLKERSQYLEKYLNI from the coding sequence ATGAAGACAAGTTTATACATAGTAAATGAAATAGCACCACTCGCCACTTCTGCTAAAGTTGTGGATGCACAATTATTATTTAATGAGCTCACCTATACTCACTTTCCTGTTTTAAATGACAAAACGTATGTAGGTTGTATTTCTGAAGCAGATGTTAGGTGTTTCGAAACTGAAAAAAAACTAGAATCATATGTATATGCCTTAGAAGGTTTTTTTGTCAGAAATGATGCTAATTGGCTTGACATATTAGAATCATTTGCTCAAAACCATTCCAACATCATGCCTGTTCTTGATGACGCAAACAATTATCAAGGGTATTTTGAATTAAGAGATATCATGAATCTCTTTAATGAAACACCATTTCTTAGTGAACCTGGCAATATTCTGATTGTAGAAAAAGGTGTTTTGGATTATTCTTTTAGTGAGGTTTCTCAAATTGTAGAATCTAACAACGCTAAATTACTTGGGCTTTTCATTTCTAATATGGAAAATGATGTAATTCAGATTACCTTAAAAATAAATGACAGTGACATCAATAATATTGTACAAACCTTTAGAAGATATAGCTACAATATTGTTTCTAAACACCACGAAGATTCTTTTCTAAATAACCTTAAAGAAAGATCTCAATATTTAGAAAAATACCTTAATATATAA
- a CDS encoding LytTR family DNA-binding domain-containing protein produces the protein MNLTAIVVDDEANSRAILKNYLNKYCPSVTVLGEAASVQETLKLLESNNPDLLFLDVEMPYGNAFDLLEQVPDRTFETVFVTAYDHYAVDALNAQATYYLLKPIAIDNLIKAVDHVGHIKEREKELQDKVLTPKISPTVDGKITIPQQDGFEVLKVSEILYCQADDNYTKIFLNQGQKLVSKTLKYFEDSLKEHGFVRIHKSYLVNVNTIVKYKKGKGGSVQLSSGKELMVSSSKKGTLLDYFK, from the coding sequence GTGAATTTAACAGCAATTGTAGTGGATGATGAGGCAAATAGCCGAGCGATTCTTAAAAATTATTTGAATAAATATTGCCCATCTGTGACGGTTTTGGGAGAGGCAGCCAGTGTTCAAGAAACATTGAAACTTTTGGAATCTAATAATCCGGATTTGTTATTTCTTGATGTAGAAATGCCTTATGGAAATGCTTTTGATTTATTGGAGCAAGTACCAGATAGAACATTCGAAACTGTTTTTGTAACTGCCTATGATCATTATGCTGTAGATGCTTTAAATGCACAAGCTACTTATTATTTATTGAAACCTATAGCAATTGATAACCTAATAAAGGCCGTAGATCATGTTGGTCATATAAAAGAACGTGAGAAGGAGTTACAAGATAAAGTATTAACTCCAAAAATATCTCCTACAGTTGATGGCAAGATTACGATACCACAACAAGATGGCTTTGAGGTGTTAAAAGTTTCCGAAATTTTATATTGTCAGGCCGATGATAATTATACAAAGATATTTCTCAATCAAGGACAAAAGTTAGTCAGTAAAACATTGAAGTACTTCGAGGATTCTTTAAAGGAACATGGTTTTGTTAGAATCCATAAGAGTTATTTGGTTAATGTAAATACTATTGTAAAATATAAAAAAGGTAAAGGTGGTAGTGTTCAATTATCATCAGGAAAAGAACTTATGGTATCTTCTTCTAAAAAGGGCACTTTACTCGATTATTTTAAATAA
- a CDS encoding isoprenyl transferase: MINKEQLNSNIPEHVAIIMDGNGRWAKKKGLFRAVGHENGTKAVREAVEGAAEIGIKYLTLYAFSTENWNRPKLEVETLMKLLVSSLKKEIKTLQKNNIRLNAIGNLQALPQKARKELLEVIEKTKDNKHMTLSLALSYGSREELIKTIQDISIKVKNNVLSPHLINEAVINEHLYTKTLPDVDLLIRTSGEQRISNFLLWQIAYAELYFTEILWPDFKRTDLFEAILNYQQRERRFGKTSEQLS; encoded by the coding sequence ATGATTAATAAAGAACAACTTAACTCTAACATTCCAGAACACGTAGCCATCATTATGGATGGTAACGGAAGATGGGCTAAAAAGAAAGGACTTTTTAGAGCAGTAGGTCACGAAAACGGAACAAAAGCGGTTAGAGAAGCAGTAGAAGGGGCTGCAGAAATTGGTATTAAATATCTTACACTATATGCGTTTTCTACTGAAAATTGGAACAGACCAAAGTTAGAAGTAGAGACTTTAATGAAGCTTTTAGTAAGTTCTTTAAAAAAAGAAATCAAAACGCTACAAAAAAATAACATCCGCTTAAATGCAATTGGAAATCTCCAAGCGCTACCACAAAAAGCAAGAAAAGAATTACTGGAAGTTATTGAAAAGACTAAGGATAACAAGCATATGACACTTTCATTAGCACTTAGTTATGGCAGTAGAGAAGAGCTAATAAAAACTATTCAAGATATAAGTATTAAAGTTAAAAATAATGTACTTTCGCCACATCTTATAAATGAAGCAGTCATTAATGAGCATTTGTATACCAAAACACTACCAGATGTAGATTTATTAATACGTACTAGTGGAGAACAACGTATTAGTAATTTCTTATTATGGCAAATTGCGTATGCAGAATTATATTTTACTGAAATATTATGGCCTGATTTTAAAAGAACAGATTTGTTTGAGGCCATTTTAAATTATCAACAAAGAGAGAGAAGATTTGGAAAAACTAGTGAGCAGCTTAGTTAA
- a CDS encoding OmpH family outer membrane protein, whose translation MKTKVLLVLAAILWLSFSNTAEAQKGIRVGYIDMDYILENVPEYNEASADLETKVQKWKVEIEAELKEVEEMRKDLNNERVLLTKELIEEREEDIFFREKEILEYQQKRFGPNGDLFIQKKRLVQPVQDQVFVAVQEVAKNKKYDFIFDKSADLVMLYSADRHDISDQILLRINRASKRKQVNSKKEKKALERAEKRNSEQEKEVTDREKTTSKKQAEREQLLAERKAARDSIRAAKKKEFEARRAKLLEAQKRKKDSITALKEKLKNDSQSDDDDNKDGETNDN comes from the coding sequence ATGAAAACAAAAGTTCTTTTAGTATTAGCAGCTATCCTTTGGTTATCTTTCTCCAATACAGCTGAAGCTCAAAAAGGTATTAGAGTCGGATATATCGATATGGATTATATTTTAGAAAATGTACCTGAATATAATGAAGCCTCTGCAGATTTAGAGACAAAAGTTCAGAAATGGAAAGTAGAAATTGAAGCTGAATTAAAAGAAGTTGAAGAAATGAGAAAAGACCTCAATAATGAGCGTGTTCTTCTCACTAAAGAATTAATTGAAGAAAGAGAAGAAGATATTTTCTTTAGAGAAAAAGAGATCCTAGAATATCAACAAAAGCGATTTGGTCCTAATGGTGACTTGTTTATTCAGAAGAAACGATTAGTCCAGCCAGTGCAAGATCAAGTTTTTGTTGCGGTTCAAGAAGTAGCAAAAAATAAAAAATACGATTTTATATTTGACAAATCGGCAGACTTAGTAATGCTTTATTCTGCTGATAGACACGATATAAGTGATCAAATATTATTAAGAATCAATAGAGCTTCTAAAAGAAAGCAAGTAAATAGCAAAAAAGAGAAGAAGGCATTAGAACGAGCTGAGAAAAGAAATTCTGAACAAGAAAAAGAAGTAACAGATAGAGAAAAGACAACTTCTAAAAAGCAAGCTGAAAGAGAACAGCTATTAGCCGAAAGAAAAGCTGCAAGAGATTCTATCAGAGCAGCAAAGAAAAAAGAATTTGAAGCTAGAAGAGCAAAACTGTTAGAAGCGCAAAAAAGAAAAAAAGATTCTATAACAGCATTAAAAGAAAAATTGAAAAATGACTCTCAATCTGACGATGATGACAATAAAGATGGAGAAACTAACGATAATTAG
- a CDS encoding DUF6089 family protein produces MRYLASFVLILFFGQTINSQTYEVGLMLGGSNYIGDVGSSYYIAPNSLAIGAIGKWNRSKRHAFRASFLYANLKSNDANGDDRRVQRGFSFNNSVKEFSLGLEFNFWDWYLYDSQPQFTPYLYTGLTGFNYSAKAVDPINGNQISSYSERWSASIPMVVGIKKTIGRHWVLGAEIGARYTFTDNLDGSDPDSAFGTGFGNLDNNDWYVFTGITLSYTWGRIPCYCAF; encoded by the coding sequence ATGAGATACTTAGCATCCTTTGTATTAATTTTGTTTTTTGGACAAACTATCAACTCCCAAACCTATGAGGTTGGACTAATGCTTGGTGGTTCTAACTATATTGGTGATGTAGGATCTTCCTATTATATTGCACCAAACTCGCTTGCTATTGGAGCAATTGGAAAATGGAATAGAAGTAAAAGACATGCCTTTAGGGCATCCTTTTTATACGCTAATCTAAAATCAAATGACGCTAACGGTGATGATAGAAGAGTCCAAAGAGGTTTCAGTTTTAACAATTCTGTAAAAGAATTTTCTTTAGGATTGGAGTTTAATTTCTGGGATTGGTATCTATATGATTCTCAACCACAGTTTACTCCATACCTATATACAGGTTTAACTGGTTTCAATTATAGTGCAAAAGCAGTTGATCCTATCAATGGAAATCAGATTAGCTCCTACAGCGAAAGATGGAGCGCATCAATTCCTATGGTAGTTGGAATTAAAAAAACAATTGGAAGGCACTGGGTACTTGGTGCAGAAATCGGAGCAAGATATACATTCACTGACAACTTGGATGGTAGTGATCCAGACAGTGCATTTGGGACAGGATTTGGTAATTTGGATAATAATGATTGGTATGTATTTACCGGAATAACATTATCCTACACATGGGGAAGAATACCATGTTATTGTGCATTTTAA
- the bamA gene encoding outer membrane protein assembly factor BamA has product MTKKLPFTYLAFIVILLNTVSISAQNLPGTSGKEYIIGDIKVTGISTYSENTIITFTGLKNGERIALPGDKISAVIKKLWDLELFSDINFYITKVEGEKAFLEINIQEVPELNQARIEGVRKRKAEDLVKDNSLNPGAKVTENLITTTRNFITNKYRKDGFLNTKVIINTTPVKDTMPTNKVNMLVRIDKGDRVKVDKIRVEGNEQFSDGKVRAAMKNTKQKKFWRFWKRSKYIKNDYQDDKESIISKYKEKGYRDARITSDSLIVEDDNSVSLNLAIEEGNKYYFGNINFLGNSVYTDNQLARQLVIKKGDVYNGVLLEKQIADNTKPDANDLTNLYQNNGYLFSNIDAVETNVKNDTIDFEIRIREGKLVHFDHITVTGNDKTNDHVVYRILRTKPGQIYSKDLVVRTVREIGQLGFFDPEQLEPQFQNADPQAGTIDINYPVVEKGASQIELQGGFGGGGFVGTLGLAFSNFSIRNIFNKEAYSPLPMGDGQTLRIRAQASQFFQTYSLSFVEPWLGGKRPFQLSTSFSHTIQFLFNNRTRDVDRDSKFLITGGSIGIAKRLNWPDNYFTLSQAVSIQHYNLKNYNTRLFTFGDGSSNNLAYTIGINRNNTAVNPIFPTSGSEFNLIAKLSLPYSIWDGTDYSELADERSDLLAEQEDLVVNDPTNTRIGEISTEIGEIDQERFDWLEYYKIKFDATWYTTLTKLGKQPLVLRTRAEYGFLGAYNNNRGNIPFERFFLGGDGLGATALDGREVVALRGYPNQSLIPLSRANDPDFVEDGATIYNKYSLELRYPITLKPSASIYMLAFLEGGASYDSFRGFNPFQLNRSAGAGLRIFMPAFGLLGIDFGYGFDPIPGTTGNNGWETHFIIGQQF; this is encoded by the coding sequence ATGACAAAAAAATTACCTTTTACGTATTTAGCATTCATTGTAATCTTATTAAATACGGTATCAATTTCAGCACAAAATTTACCTGGAACTTCAGGAAAAGAGTATATCATTGGTGATATAAAAGTTACAGGTATATCTACTTACAGTGAGAACACTATTATTACCTTCACAGGTCTTAAGAATGGTGAGCGAATTGCATTACCTGGAGACAAAATCAGTGCGGTAATAAAAAAATTATGGGATCTTGAATTATTCAGTGATATTAATTTTTACATCACGAAAGTTGAAGGAGAAAAAGCATTTCTTGAGATCAATATTCAAGAGGTTCCGGAATTAAATCAAGCAAGAATTGAAGGTGTTAGAAAACGTAAAGCTGAGGATTTAGTAAAAGACAATAGTCTTAATCCAGGAGCTAAAGTAACAGAAAACCTAATTACTACCACTCGAAATTTTATTACTAATAAATATCGTAAAGATGGTTTCCTTAATACTAAGGTTATTATTAACACTACTCCCGTAAAAGACACTATGCCTACCAATAAAGTTAATATGTTGGTTCGCATAGATAAAGGCGATAGAGTAAAAGTTGATAAAATTAGAGTTGAAGGGAACGAGCAATTCTCTGATGGTAAGGTGAGAGCAGCGATGAAAAACACCAAACAGAAAAAATTCTGGAGATTCTGGAAACGCTCTAAGTATATCAAAAACGACTATCAAGATGATAAAGAAAGTATCATTAGCAAGTATAAAGAAAAAGGATATAGAGATGCACGAATTACTTCTGACTCATTAATCGTAGAGGACGACAATAGCGTTTCTTTAAACCTTGCCATAGAAGAAGGAAACAAATATTATTTTGGAAACATTAATTTCCTTGGTAATAGCGTCTATACAGATAACCAGTTAGCAAGACAATTGGTAATTAAAAAAGGTGATGTTTATAATGGCGTTTTACTAGAGAAACAAATTGCAGATAACACGAAACCAGATGCAAATGACCTTACCAATCTATACCAAAACAATGGATACTTATTTTCTAACATTGATGCGGTAGAGACAAATGTAAAAAATGATACTATAGATTTTGAAATACGAATTCGAGAAGGAAAATTAGTTCACTTTGATCATATTACGGTTACTGGAAATGACAAAACAAATGACCATGTTGTTTATAGAATTTTAAGAACAAAACCTGGTCAGATTTATAGTAAAGATTTAGTTGTTAGAACAGTTAGAGAAATTGGACAATTAGGATTTTTCGATCCAGAACAATTAGAACCTCAATTTCAAAATGCAGACCCTCAAGCAGGAACTATAGATATTAATTATCCAGTTGTTGAAAAAGGAGCTAGTCAAATTGAACTACAAGGTGGTTTTGGTGGTGGAGGTTTTGTTGGAACCCTGGGATTAGCATTCAGTAACTTCTCTATAAGAAATATTTTTAACAAAGAAGCTTACAGCCCACTTCCTATGGGAGATGGACAAACACTACGCATACGAGCACAAGCTAGTCAGTTTTTTCAAACATATAGCTTATCTTTTGTAGAACCTTGGTTAGGAGGAAAAAGACCATTTCAGCTTTCTACTTCTTTTTCTCATACGATTCAATTCTTATTTAACAATAGAACTCGTGATGTAGATAGAGATAGTAAGTTTTTGATTACTGGAGGATCCATTGGTATTGCAAAAAGATTAAACTGGCCTGATAATTATTTTACCTTATCTCAAGCAGTAAGTATACAGCATTATAATCTAAAAAACTATAACACAAGATTATTTACCTTTGGTGACGGTTCGTCTAATAATCTTGCCTACACTATAGGAATTAACAGAAATAATACTGCTGTAAACCCTATTTTTCCAACATCTGGATCAGAGTTTAATCTAATTGCAAAACTGTCATTACCATATTCCATATGGGATGGAACCGACTATAGCGAATTAGCTGATGAAAGAAGCGACTTACTTGCTGAGCAAGAAGATCTTGTAGTTAACGACCCTACAAATACTAGAATTGGCGAGATTAGTACGGAAATTGGAGAAATAGATCAAGAACGTTTTGACTGGTTAGAATACTATAAAATTAAGTTTGATGCTACTTGGTACACAACCTTAACTAAATTAGGTAAACAGCCTTTAGTATTAAGAACAAGAGCTGAATATGGTTTTCTTGGAGCATATAATAATAATCGAGGAAATATTCCTTTTGAAAGATTCTTTTTAGGTGGAGATGGTTTAGGCGCAACAGCACTTGACGGAAGAGAGGTTGTAGCCTTAAGAGGATACCCAAATCAATCACTTATTCCACTAAGTAGAGCAAATGATCCAGATTTTGTTGAAGATGGGGCAACAATTTATAATAAATATTCGTTAGAACTTCGTTATCCAATAACTCTAAAACCATCAGCATCCATATATATGCTGGCGTTTTTAGAAGGAGGAGCTTCATATGATAGCTTTAGAGGATTCAATCCATTTCAATTAAATCGTTCTGCTGGAGCAGGTTTACGTATCTTTATGCCAGCCTTTGGATTGCTGGGTATTGATTTTGGGTACGGTTTTGACCCAATTCCAGGTACGACAGGAAATAATGGATGGGAGACTCACTTTATCATTGGACAACAATTTTAA
- the murI gene encoding glutamate racemase, producing the protein MKKQAIGIFDSGIGGTSIWKEIAIALPNEDTIYLADSKFAPYGKRSQEEIISLSIKNTKKLLELNCKIIVVACNTATTNAIKTLRSQFDVPFIGIEPAIKPAALKTKTKKIGILATKGTLSSELFATTSDLYTNNTEVIEVIGTGLVELIEAGKIYGEEMFTLLSSYIRPLVEKNIDYLVLGCSHYPYLIPVLKKILPKNIIIIDSGEAVARQTKVILSNNDLLNENASEGSHIFFTNGRLSVLQNILKKTNITTDANQLEF; encoded by the coding sequence ATGAAAAAACAAGCAATCGGTATTTTTGATTCAGGAATTGGAGGAACATCTATCTGGAAAGAAATTGCAATTGCGCTTCCGAATGAAGACACAATTTATTTAGCTGATAGTAAATTTGCTCCTTACGGAAAACGTAGTCAAGAAGAAATAATATCACTAAGTATTAAAAACACAAAAAAACTCTTAGAGTTAAATTGTAAAATAATTGTTGTAGCCTGTAACACTGCGACAACAAATGCTATAAAAACTCTTAGAAGTCAATTCGATGTCCCATTTATTGGCATAGAACCGGCAATAAAACCTGCTGCTCTTAAAACAAAAACCAAAAAAATAGGCATCTTAGCCACTAAAGGCACCTTATCTAGCGAACTCTTTGCTACTACATCAGATTTATACACTAATAACACAGAAGTAATAGAAGTAATCGGAACAGGCTTAGTAGAACTCATTGAAGCTGGCAAAATCTATGGCGAAGAAATGTTTACCCTATTATCCTCATACATCCGACCTCTTGTAGAAAAAAACATAGACTACCTTGTATTAGGCTGTAGTCATTATCCCTATCTAATTCCGGTTTTAAAAAAGATTCTTCCTAAAAACATCATAATTATCGATTCTGGTGAGGCCGTAGCAAGACAAACTAAAGTTATTTTATCAAATAATGATTTATTAAACGAAAACGCTTCAGAAGGATCACATATATTTTTTACTAATGGAAGGCTTTCGGTTCTACAGAATATCCTTAAAAAAACTAATATTACTACAGACGCTAATCAATTAGAGTTTTAA
- a CDS encoding alpha/beta fold hydrolase: MKLHANVFGEGTPFLVLHGFLGMGDNWKTLAKKISEQGYQMHLIDQRNHGRSPHSDEFNYEILALDLLEYCKDHGLKDIVLLGHSMGGKTAMLFAAKYPDIVGKLIIADIGPKYYPLHHQDILDGLDSLDFEVLKSRGDVDKALEPYVRDAGVRMFLMKNLFWKEKGQLGLRMNLNSLIRNSSEIGVALSEEYLYAGDTLFLRGQKSNYIIDEDIDLIKKQFPKSKIGEISNAGHWLHAENPSEFLMTLLEFLKN; the protein is encoded by the coding sequence ATGAAGTTACATGCAAACGTTTTTGGAGAAGGTACTCCGTTTTTGGTATTACACGGATTTCTTGGTATGGGTGATAATTGGAAGACGCTCGCTAAGAAGATATCAGAACAAGGTTATCAAATGCATTTAATCGATCAAAGAAATCATGGTCGTAGTCCTCATAGTGATGAATTTAATTATGAAATTCTTGCTTTAGATTTGTTGGAGTATTGTAAAGATCATGGGCTTAAAGATATAGTGTTGCTTGGTCATTCTATGGGTGGTAAAACGGCAATGCTTTTTGCTGCGAAATATCCTGATATTGTTGGTAAATTGATAATAGCAGATATAGGCCCGAAGTATTATCCGTTACATCATCAGGATATCTTAGATGGATTGGATTCTTTGGATTTTGAAGTTTTAAAAAGTAGAGGAGATGTCGACAAAGCATTAGAACCTTATGTCAGAGATGCTGGTGTTCGTATGTTTTTAATGAAAAATCTGTTTTGGAAAGAAAAAGGGCAACTTGGTTTGCGCATGAATTTAAATAGTTTGATTCGTAATTCTTCTGAAATAGGAGTTGCGTTATCGGAAGAATATTTGTACGCTGGTGATACTCTTTTTCTGAGAGGACAAAAATCTAATTATATAATAGATGAAGATATAGATCTTATAAAGAAACAGTTTCCTAAGTCAAAAATAGGGGAAATTTCTAACGCTGGACATTGGTTGCACGCCGAGAACCCTTCGGAATTTTTAATGACTTTGTTGGAATTTCTCAAAAATTGA
- a CDS encoding OmpH family outer membrane protein yields MKKFRTLLVACALILGASSFVNAQSKVAHIASQELVEAMPAFKAAKSEIEKLNKTYEAEIRNMVLELQNTMKKYQAEAPSKTEEENAKRAQEVQATEKSIGDYRQNALQDLQKKEIELLKPIYENARVSIQKVARAQGFQYVLDSTTGTGVILADGKDLMADVKKDLGI; encoded by the coding sequence ATGAAAAAGTTTAGAACCCTATTAGTAGCTTGTGCATTAATCCTTGGAGCATCAAGTTTCGTAAATGCACAATCCAAAGTAGCTCATATTGCATCACAAGAGCTTGTGGAAGCAATGCCTGCTTTTAAAGCTGCCAAGAGTGAAATTGAAAAACTAAACAAAACATACGAAGCTGAAATCAGAAATATGGTTTTGGAATTACAGAATACAATGAAAAAGTACCAGGCTGAAGCTCCTTCTAAGACAGAAGAAGAAAACGCTAAAAGAGCACAAGAAGTTCAGGCTACTGAAAAAAGTATCGGTGATTACAGACAAAATGCTTTACAAGATCTTCAGAAAAAAGAAATTGAATTGTTAAAGCCTATATATGAAAATGCTCGTGTATCTATTCAGAAAGTAGCAAGAGCCCAAGGATTTCAGTATGTATTAGATTCTACAACAGGAACAGGAGTTATCCTAGCTGACGGTAAAGATCTAATGGCAGATGTGAAAAAAGATTTAGGTATCTAA
- a CDS encoding pyridoxine 5'-phosphate synthase, with protein sequence MTKLSVNINKIATLRNSRGGNTPDLLKVAADVQDFGAEGITIHPRPDERHIRYQDAYDLKSIVHTEYNIEGNPIPKFIELVTDIMPTQVTLVPDSIDAITSNAGWDTIKNKSFLSEVISEFKRNGIRTSIFVDPIKNMVEGAKETGADRIELYTEDFASGYEKGDESIVRSYAECAKIAMDLDIGVNAGHDLSLDNIKFFKENVPGLLEVSIGHALISESLYLGLENVVNMYLHKLK encoded by the coding sequence ATGACAAAGTTAAGTGTTAATATCAATAAAATTGCAACTTTACGTAATTCTAGAGGAGGTAATACTCCAGATTTACTCAAAGTTGCTGCTGATGTTCAGGATTTTGGAGCAGAAGGTATTACGATACATCCTAGGCCCGATGAAAGACATATTAGATATCAGGATGCTTATGATTTAAAATCAATTGTACATACAGAGTATAATATTGAAGGGAATCCAATTCCAAAATTTATAGAATTGGTTACTGATATTATGCCTACGCAAGTAACATTAGTACCAGATTCAATAGATGCTATAACTAGTAATGCAGGCTGGGATACTATAAAAAACAAGAGCTTTTTGTCTGAAGTTATATCAGAATTTAAAAGAAATGGTATTCGAACTTCGATTTTTGTGGATCCAATAAAGAATATGGTTGAAGGTGCAAAAGAAACTGGAGCGGATAGAATAGAATTATATACTGAAGATTTTGCATCAGGGTATGAAAAAGGAGATGAAAGTATTGTTCGTTCATATGCTGAGTGTGCTAAGATTGCAATGGATCTTGATATAGGTGTGAATGCAGGTCACGATCTTTCGCTGGATAACATCAAGTTTTTTAAAGAAAATGTTCCAGGTTTACTTGAGGTTTCTATAGGACATGCTTTAATAAGTGAATCGCTATATCTTGGATTAGAAAATGTGGTCAATATGTATCTACATAAACTCAAATAA